A genomic segment from Ptychodera flava strain L36383 chromosome 8, AS_Pfla_20210202, whole genome shotgun sequence encodes:
- the LOC139138972 gene encoding zinc finger protein AEBP2-like: MGRLQSVQHASKSQTWLAKHMLFHSGGKPFKCVIGGCNASFGSWNGLARHVPTHFNDSNGQKTTRSKEDSPGKILKKKRTRFKRRVSLVKTDDYFDSRIVDVLKHKLVQLNKKTKLDTEGGGNSIIFRSSVIGRRKESDGVVKLLLHWTPENFLPDVWVAESQASSMHTRTMHLSRLPSESMSQLDPGKSHRVRNHRKNRRK, translated from the exons ATGGGAAGGCTGCAAAGTGTACAACACGCCTCCAAGAGCCAGACTTGGCTGGCCAAACACATGCTTTTCCACAGCGGTGGTAAGCCTTTCAAATGTGTGATCGGTGGTTGCAATGCTAGCTTTGGGTCGTGGAATGGTCTAGCAAGACACGTACCAACTCATTTCAATGATAGCAATGGCCAGAAAACTACTAGGAGTAAGGAAGACAGTCCTGggaaaattctaaaaaagaAGAGGACGAGATTTAAGAGGAGGGTATCACTAG TGAAAACTGATGACTACTTTGATTCAAGAATAGTAGATGTGTTGAAACATAAACTTGTACAACTCAATAAAAAGACCAAACTGGACACAGAAGGTGGAGGCAATAGCATAATATTCCGCAGCTCT GTGATTGGCCGAAGGAAAGAAAGTGATGGAGTTGTGAAACTTCTTTTGCATTGGACTCCAGAAAACTT TCTTCCAGATGTATGGGTAGCTGAGAGCCAGGCCAGTAGTATGCATACTAGAACCATGCACCTGTCACGACTGCCAAGTGAATCCATGAGCCAGTTGGATCCCGGCAAATCTCACCGTGTCAGAAACCATCGGAAGAATAGACGAAAGTAG